In one window of Desulfuromonas sp. DNA:
- a CDS encoding HypC/HybG/HupF family hydrogenase formation chaperone, whose product MCLAVPMQVKQIDGDTALCEIDGVTREASLMMVEGIAVGDYVLIHAGFAIEKLDVEDAEETLALFRQVLADGGLVE is encoded by the coding sequence ATGTGCCTCGCAGTCCCCATGCAAGTGAAACAGATCGACGGCGACACCGCCCTGTGCGAGATCGACGGGGTGACCCGAGAGGCGAGCCTGATGATGGTGGAGGGCATCGCGGTCGGGGATTACGTCCTCATCCACGCCGGCTTCGCCATCGAGAAGCTCGACGTGGAGGACGCCGAAGAGACCCTGGCCCTCTTCCGCCAGGTCCTGGCCGACGGCGGACTCGTCGAATGA
- the hypB gene encoding hydrogenase nickel incorporation protein HypB, with protein sequence MCIDCGCSAPDHDPTHDHSSAHDHTHSHDHDGGPKTVRIEENLLAKNDRLAAGNRALFQSKNLFVLNLVSSPGSGKTSLLERTLRELSKETAFAVLEGDQQTANDADRIAATGVPVRQINTGAGCHLDAHMVGHGVEDFDLDAADMLMIENVGNLVCPASFDLGEDHKVAVLSVTEGEDKPVKYPHMFQAADLLLINKIDLLPYLDFDLEQCKDFARKVNPGIQILELSCRSGKGMDAWYRWLKAGMEKKVTSNE encoded by the coding sequence ATGTGCATCGACTGCGGCTGCTCGGCCCCGGACCATGACCCCACGCATGACCATTCCTCTGCCCACGATCACACCCATAGTCACGATCACGACGGCGGCCCGAAGACGGTGCGCATCGAGGAGAACCTCCTCGCCAAGAACGACCGGCTGGCCGCCGGCAACCGCGCCCTCTTCCAGAGCAAGAATCTCTTCGTCCTCAACCTGGTGAGCTCGCCCGGTTCGGGCAAGACCTCGCTCCTCGAGCGGACATTGCGCGAACTCTCGAAGGAGACGGCCTTCGCCGTTCTGGAGGGGGACCAGCAGACCGCCAACGATGCCGACCGCATCGCCGCCACCGGGGTGCCGGTTCGGCAGATCAACACCGGCGCCGGCTGCCACCTCGACGCCCACATGGTCGGCCACGGGGTGGAGGACTTCGACCTCGACGCCGCCGACATGCTGATGATCGAGAACGTCGGCAACCTCGTCTGCCCCGCCTCCTTCGACCTCGGCGAGGACCACAAGGTCGCCGTCCTCTCCGTCACCGAAGGGGAGGACAAGCCGGTCAAGTACCCCCACATGTTCCAGGCCGCCGACCTCCTCCTGATCAACAAGATCGACCTCCTCCCTTATCTGGATTTCGACCTGGAGCAGTGCAAGGATTTCGCCCGCAAGGTCAATCCGGGAATTCAAATTCTGGAGCTCTCCTGCCGCAGCGGGAAGGGGATGGATGCGTGGTATCGGTGGCTCAAGGCGGGAATGGAAAAGAAAGTAACGAGTAACGAGTAA
- a CDS encoding hydrogenase maturation nickel metallochaperone HypA, whose product MHEVGITRSIVEIAERTAREEGAEKVLSVTVAIGALSGVVPEAVEFCYEACTLGTMLEGGRLIVEHVPGRGRCANCGGEPEIDPYTFECPDCGAFGLERLQGDELKILEMEID is encoded by the coding sequence GTGCACGAAGTCGGCATCACCCGCAGCATCGTCGAAATCGCCGAGCGCACCGCCCGGGAGGAGGGCGCGGAGAAAGTCCTCTCGGTGACCGTGGCCATCGGCGCCCTCTCGGGGGTCGTCCCCGAGGCGGTGGAGTTCTGCTACGAGGCCTGCACCCTGGGAACAATGCTGGAGGGGGGGCGGCTGATCGTCGAGCACGTCCCCGGCCGCGGCCGCTGCGCCAACTGCGGCGGGGAGCCGGAGATCGACCCGTACACCTTCGAATGCCCCGACTGCGGCGCCTTCGGCCTGGAGAGGCTGCAGGGGGACGAACTGAAAATCCTCGAAATGGAGATCGACTGA